The genomic interval AAGAAAAAAGAAGAACCAGCAAATAATCAAGGTTTAATTCCTGATAATGATTATTAACAATTTGTTAAAAAAAGATATTTATAAAACCATTATTCTCATAATGGTTTTTTTTGTGCTAAATTTAGGCCCACTTTAAGGATTTTTCATGTGAGAGAAAAATTCTAGTTTTATAACACTTCATTTGGGTATTGTTAATTTTTGACGATTTAATAAAAAAATAGCAATTTTTTATTTTTAATGAAATTTTTTCATAGAAAAAACTTATTAACGAAAACGTTTGAATTTAACAGATTTTATTAATTTATGATAATCGTAACCCGAAAAGTGCTTAATGTTTGCTAATTTTACACTTTAATACTTAAATAATGCCAAAAACAATAAAAAAAGTAGGTGTTCTTACCTCAGGAGGAGATTCACCTGGAATGAATGCTGCAATTCGAGCGGTTGTTCGTACTTGTGCATATCATAATATAGAATGCATCGGAATTTATAGAGGGTATCAAGGAATGATTGAAGGCGACTTCAAAGAAATGGGGCCTCGTAGTGTAAATAATATTGTAAACAAAGGCGGAACGATCTTAAAATCGGCTCGTTCAGTTGAGTTTAGAACTCCAGAAGGTAGAAAAAAAGCGCACGAAAATCTTGTAAAGGCAGGTATTGATGCTCTTGTTGTAATTGGTGGAGACGGTAGTTTTACAGGAGGTTTGATTTTTAATTCAGAATACGATTTTCCAGTAATGGGAATTCCAGGTACTATTGATAATGATATTTATGGTACAAGTTTTACTCTAGGGTACGACACGGCTTTAAATACTGTTGTTGATTGTATCGATAAAATTAGAGATACGGCAAGTTCACATAACCGTCTATTTTTTGTAGAGGTTATGGGTAGAGATGCTGGTCATATTGCTCTTAATGCTGGTATTGGTGCTGGAGCAGAAGAGATTCTTATTCCTGAAGAAGAT from Flavobacterium sp. YJ01 carries:
- the pfkA gene encoding 6-phosphofructokinase, with amino-acid sequence MPKTIKKVGVLTSGGDSPGMNAAIRAVVRTCAYHNIECIGIYRGYQGMIEGDFKEMGPRSVNNIVNKGGTILKSARSVEFRTPEGRKKAHENLVKAGIDALVVIGGDGSFTGGLIFNSEYDFPVMGIPGTIDNDIYGTSFTLGYDTALNTVVDCIDKIRDTASSHNRLFFVEVMGRDAGHIALNAGIGAGAEEILIPEEDLGLDRLLDSLQKSKASGKSSSIVVIAEGDKIGKNVFELKDYVEANLPEYDVRVSVLGHMQRGGSPSCFDRVLASRLGMKAVESLLEGKSNYMVGLKEDKVVLTPLEQAIKGKSEIDRELLRVSDIMST